In one window of Pseudobdellovibrionaceae bacterium DNA:
- a CDS encoding 3-dehydroquinate synthase: MTNKFQTPVFFQHKLPLLSEIKSLPSMRTVDDLVLVYDRKLEKLNPFKLWKEQFSTRYPVNAGEELKSLSEFSEHMNKLSELTKGCSPRRLGVIAVGGTSVGDFAGFVASVLKRGVNLVHIPTTWGAALDSAIVGNTSLNVGSLKNHIGTFYPANGVYIVSLLLSSAPPKNVASASVEVMKMGLVAGGALFEKLGRSTLEGVHLLWDCIPDVVAAKQAVVGEDPFDTNGKRQLLNLGHTFGHVVEDYFNWSHGVSVGFGIRFMLEWSVQRGFMHETKKSEILKIAERLWPKEINEKHKAMPKKELIARLILDKKSEGEGSIHFIFMRSPGELMREQVKILNLVDEAHRQGWVK, translated from the coding sequence ATGACCAACAAGTTTCAAACACCTGTTTTTTTTCAACATAAGCTGCCCCTTTTATCAGAGATAAAGAGTCTGCCATCAATGCGAACGGTGGACGATCTCGTTCTCGTGTATGATCGAAAATTAGAAAAGCTTAATCCCTTCAAGCTTTGGAAGGAACAGTTTTCAACCCGCTATCCAGTCAATGCTGGCGAAGAGTTAAAATCTCTGTCCGAGTTTTCCGAGCACATGAACAAATTGTCTGAACTCACAAAGGGGTGTTCTCCTCGGCGATTGGGAGTGATTGCTGTGGGTGGAACCTCGGTCGGTGATTTTGCGGGTTTTGTGGCAAGTGTTTTAAAACGAGGAGTGAATCTTGTTCATATCCCCACAACGTGGGGCGCGGCGCTTGACTCGGCCATTGTGGGCAATACTTCTTTAAATGTGGGATCCTTGAAAAATCACATAGGCACTTTTTATCCCGCAAACGGTGTGTACATTGTGAGCCTACTCCTATCTTCTGCACCTCCGAAAAATGTAGCCTCTGCCTCTGTAGAGGTGATGAAGATGGGGCTTGTGGCCGGAGGAGCCCTTTTTGAAAAGCTAGGCCGATCAACACTTGAGGGCGTACATCTACTTTGGGATTGCATTCCTGACGTGGTGGCGGCGAAACAAGCCGTTGTAGGGGAGGATCCCTTCGATACAAATGGCAAGCGGCAGCTCCTTAATCTTGGGCATACATTTGGGCATGTGGTTGAAGATTATTTCAATTGGTCCCATGGCGTTTCAGTGGGGTTTGGCATTCGTTTCATGCTCGAATGGAGCGTACAACGTGGGTTTATGCATGAAACAAAAAAATCTGAGATTTTGAAAATAGCCGAACGCCTTTGGCCAAAAGAAATCAATGAAAAGCACAAGGCCATGCCGAAAAAGGAGCTGATCGCTCGACTGATTTTAGATAAAAAATCAGAAGGCGAAGGATCAATTCATTTCATATTCATGAGGTCACCTGGTGAACTGATGAGAGAACAGGTGAAGATCCTTAATCTGGTCGATGAGGCCCATCGACAGGGTTGGGTAAAATAG
- a CDS encoding ABC transporter permease subunit — translation MSALWKRLISNRGSLLGLVILIAFVVVALAAPWLSPSTPEAVHEEALKIPPVWANGGSMAFPLGTDDLGRDLLSRLIYGARVSLGVGVLVVFLSLLLGGTLGVIAGYFGGWVDSFIMRMVDILMSIPTILLAIVVVAVLGPSLINGVIAVSIVGLPGFIRIVRAAVLAEKAKPYVDAAVGFGASHWRVAAKNIVPNCMAPIIVQATLSFSDGILNVAALGFLGLGAQPPTPEWGVMLADSRAYIESAPWLVTLPGVCILIVVLSFNILGDGLRDALDPKLRGQ, via the coding sequence ATGAGCGCTTTGTGGAAACGATTAATCAGTAATCGCGGATCACTCCTAGGTTTAGTGATTTTGATCGCATTTGTGGTGGTGGCGCTGGCAGCGCCTTGGCTTTCACCGTCCACACCCGAAGCCGTACATGAAGAAGCTCTCAAAATACCTCCGGTTTGGGCCAATGGAGGCAGCATGGCTTTTCCGTTGGGCACCGATGACCTGGGCCGAGACCTTTTGAGTCGACTCATTTACGGGGCACGAGTGTCTCTCGGGGTAGGGGTGTTGGTGGTGTTTTTGTCGCTCCTTTTGGGCGGCACATTGGGGGTCATTGCCGGCTATTTTGGTGGTTGGGTGGATTCGTTCATTATGAGAATGGTAGATATCTTAATGTCCATTCCCACAATTTTGCTGGCCATAGTTGTGGTTGCGGTATTGGGACCCAGCCTGATTAATGGTGTTATTGCCGTAAGTATTGTGGGCCTGCCTGGATTTATTCGAATTGTCAGGGCGGCCGTTTTAGCTGAAAAAGCCAAGCCCTATGTGGATGCCGCCGTGGGTTTTGGGGCTAGTCATTGGAGAGTGGCGGCAAAGAACATTGTTCCCAATTGTATGGCTCCGATAATCGTTCAAGCTACGTTAAGTTTCAGTGATGGGATTTTGAACGTTGCAGCCTTGGGTTTTCTTGGCTTGGGTGCGCAGCCGCCCACACCTGAATGGGGGGTTATGTTGGCTGATAGCAGGGCCTATATTGAATCAGCACCATGGCTCGTGACATTGCCGGGAGTTTGTATTTTAATCGTGGTGCTGTCCTTTAATATTTTAGGGGACGGATTGCGAGATGCATTAGATCCAAAGCTGCGTGGACAATAG
- a CDS encoding ABC transporter permease, whose product MWRILGRRLFVAIPTLLGVTIVAFAMIRLVPGDPVQVMLGERGASPEVYEELREKLGLNRPLLSQYFSFVKNAAVGDLGVSIISKEPVLDEFLSRFPATVELGLLGIFFAVILGIPLGLIAAAKRKTFLDYFFMGSALVGYSMPIFWWGLILILVFSVQLQWTPVSGRLSPFFDVEPVTGFMMIDVWYSEEGWEAFKSALSHLMLPAIALGTIPLAAIARMTRSSLLEVMREDYMRTAKAKGLSAYKVIVKHGLRNALMPIITVVGLMVGTILTGAILTETIFSWPGIGKWLVNSVDARDYPVIQGGVLLTAVIIVAVNLIVDLIYHIVNPLLRK is encoded by the coding sequence ATGTGGCGAATTCTTGGCCGACGTCTATTCGTAGCAATTCCAACTTTGTTAGGTGTGACTATTGTTGCCTTTGCGATGATTCGCCTTGTGCCTGGGGATCCTGTACAGGTGATGTTGGGCGAACGTGGGGCTTCACCGGAAGTTTATGAAGAACTGAGAGAAAAGTTGGGCCTTAATAGGCCTTTGTTGAGTCAGTACTTTTCGTTTGTTAAAAATGCCGCTGTTGGCGACCTTGGTGTTTCAATAATTTCTAAGGAGCCTGTATTAGACGAATTTCTAAGCCGCTTCCCCGCCACGGTGGAGCTGGGTTTATTGGGAATTTTCTTTGCCGTTATTTTAGGAATCCCTTTGGGCCTGATTGCTGCCGCAAAAAGAAAAACATTTCTGGATTATTTTTTCATGGGATCTGCTTTGGTGGGTTATTCCATGCCCATTTTTTGGTGGGGCTTGATTTTGATTTTGGTTTTTTCGGTGCAGTTGCAGTGGACACCTGTGTCGGGCCGGTTGAGTCCGTTTTTTGATGTGGAGCCGGTGACGGGCTTCATGATGATTGATGTTTGGTATTCAGAAGAGGGTTGGGAGGCGTTTAAAAGTGCCCTTTCCCATTTGATGTTGCCAGCGATAGCCTTGGGTACAATACCGCTTGCAGCCATTGCTCGGATGACTCGGTCGAGTTTGCTTGAAGTCATGCGCGAAGATTACATGAGAACGGCCAAGGCCAAGGGATTGAGTGCTTATAAAGTGATTGTGAAGCATGGATTGAGAAATGCGCTAATGCCCATTATCACCGTTGTCGGGTTAATGGTGGGGACAATTCTCACTGGCGCCATACTTACGGAAACGATTTTTTCATGGCCGGGAATTGGTAAGTGGCTTGTCAACAGTGTGGATGCTCGTGATTACCCAGTGATTCAAGGTGGTGTGTTGTTGACAGCCGTTATTATCGTAGCGGTGAATCTCATAGTGGACCTTATTTATCATATTGTTAATCCACTTTTAAGAAAGTGA
- a CDS encoding ABC transporter substrate-binding protein, whose product MFVISVPFLLWTCDPVFAAKSKTFVYCTEASPKIFNPQMATDGPTFNASAQTVYNRLVDFKRGTTEVIPSLAESWTVSQDGLTYTFDLRKDVKFHSIENYTPQRNFNAEDVIFTIDRMRQKSHPYHQVNGGVYEYFSAMEMDKIIKDIKKIGDYRVQFVLSRPEAPFLANLAMDFASILSAEYGTFLLKKGRAEDLDTTPVGTGPFVFQRYVKDSMIRYKAHPDYFLGKAKIDKLVFSITPDPTVRYQKLKRGECHFAAEPSPTDVAAMESDPNIKVLHQPGLNVAYLAINTEKPPFNDVRVRRALYHALNRKAYIDAIYLGHGEVAKNPMPPTMWGYNENTKGYDYNPDQAKSLLKQAGLAKGFEVELWTLPVSRPYNPNGKKLGELMQSDLAKVGIKAKPVTYKFATYLDKASKGEHTLAQLGWSGDNGDPDNFLNMLLSCAGVKAGSNMSRWCNKKYTDLVNQAKQTSDPSRRAALYKKAQELFNTEVPWVPIAHSVVFKAMGKNVSGYTLSPLGTENFYGVDVN is encoded by the coding sequence ATGTTTGTAATTTCAGTGCCTTTCTTGCTGTGGACGTGCGACCCCGTTTTTGCGGCCAAATCAAAAACCTTTGTTTATTGCACGGAAGCCAGCCCGAAGATCTTCAATCCGCAGATGGCAACAGACGGCCCCACCTTCAACGCCAGTGCTCAAACTGTATATAATCGTTTGGTCGATTTTAAACGAGGCACTACAGAGGTGATCCCTTCGTTGGCAGAGTCTTGGACAGTTTCACAAGATGGCCTCACCTACACATTTGATTTGAGAAAAGATGTGAAGTTTCATTCCATTGAAAACTATACGCCCCAACGTAACTTCAATGCCGAGGATGTTATTTTTACGATAGATCGTATGCGACAGAAATCGCACCCCTATCATCAAGTCAACGGTGGAGTTTACGAGTATTTCTCCGCTATGGAGATGGACAAAATTATTAAGGACATCAAAAAAATTGGTGATTACAGAGTGCAGTTTGTTTTAAGTCGGCCAGAGGCTCCGTTTCTTGCGAATTTGGCAATGGATTTTGCGAGTATATTGTCGGCGGAGTATGGGACTTTCTTGCTAAAAAAAGGACGGGCAGAAGATCTTGATACAACGCCGGTGGGTACGGGACCATTTGTTTTTCAGCGCTATGTGAAAGACAGTATGATTCGATACAAGGCTCACCCCGATTATTTTTTGGGAAAAGCTAAAATTGATAAGCTAGTTTTTAGCATCACACCTGACCCCACTGTAAGATATCAAAAGTTAAAACGGGGTGAGTGTCATTTTGCTGCAGAACCATCTCCCACAGATGTGGCGGCTATGGAGAGTGACCCAAACATCAAAGTTTTGCATCAACCAGGGTTGAATGTGGCCTACCTTGCAATAAACACGGAAAAGCCCCCGTTTAACGACGTCAGAGTGCGCCGCGCTTTGTACCATGCGCTCAACCGCAAGGCCTACATAGATGCGATTTATTTGGGGCATGGTGAAGTGGCTAAAAACCCGATGCCACCAACCATGTGGGGATACAATGAAAATACAAAGGGCTATGACTACAATCCCGACCAGGCCAAATCTCTACTGAAGCAAGCCGGTTTGGCAAAAGGTTTTGAGGTGGAGCTGTGGACGCTACCGGTCTCTCGCCCATATAATCCCAACGGTAAAAAATTGGGTGAGTTAATGCAGTCGGATTTGGCGAAGGTAGGAATAAAGGCCAAGCCAGTGACCTACAAGTTTGCCACTTATTTAGATAAAGCAAGTAAAGGCGAGCACACATTGGCGCAGTTGGGTTGGAGTGGCGATAACGGTGATCCAGATAATTTTTTAAATATGCTATTAAGTTGTGCGGGAGTTAAAGCCGGTAGCAACATGTCTCGATGGTGCAATAAAAAGTACACTGATCTTGTTAACCAAGCCAAGCAAACCAGTGATCCCAGTCGTCGGGCGGCGTTGTATAAAAAAGCCCAAGAGCTTTTTAATACCGAGGTCCCATGGGTTCCAATTGCCCATTCGGTGGTGTTTAAGGCCATGGGCAAAAATGTTTCTGGATATACGTTGAGTCCGCTGGGAACTGAAAATTTTTACGGCGTGGATGTCAACTAG
- the ung gene encoding uracil-DNA glycosylase, producing MDLQKIKLEPGWKKALQGEFSKGYMSNLKQFLVGEYNKKKVIYPKGNEYFSAFDHTPLDKVKVVIIGQDPYHGPNQAHGLCFSVRETMPIPPSLKNIYKELESDLAVPPAQHGCLTSWADQGVLLLNATLTVEAGRAGSHQNKGWEAFTDAVIHYLNSNKEHLVFVLWGSYAQKKGSFIDSQRHLVIKSAHPSPLSAYRGFFGSKPFSKINAYLKKHGKTPIQWDLSGP from the coding sequence ATGGATCTGCAAAAAATCAAACTTGAGCCTGGTTGGAAAAAGGCCCTTCAGGGTGAATTTTCAAAGGGCTATATGTCAAATCTGAAGCAGTTTTTGGTTGGCGAGTACAACAAGAAAAAGGTGATCTATCCAAAGGGTAACGAGTATTTTTCAGCCTTTGACCACACTCCACTGGATAAGGTGAAAGTGGTGATCATTGGGCAGGATCCTTACCACGGACCCAATCAGGCCCACGGCCTGTGTTTTTCAGTGCGTGAAACAATGCCGATTCCGCCCTCTTTAAAGAATATCTACAAAGAGTTGGAAAGTGATTTGGCTGTGCCCCCGGCCCAACATGGTTGCCTCACTTCATGGGCTGATCAGGGCGTGCTATTGCTCAATGCTACACTGACAGTGGAGGCTGGCCGTGCGGGCTCACATCAAAACAAAGGGTGGGAGGCTTTTACTGATGCGGTCATCCATTATTTAAATTCGAATAAGGAGCATCTTGTATTTGTGCTTTGGGGAAGCTATGCGCAGAAAAAGGGGAGTTTTATCGATTCCCAGCGCCATTTGGTCATAAAGTCGGCTCACCCCTCCCCCTTGTCGGCGTATCGAGGCTTCTTTGGCAGCAAACCCTTTTCGAAGATCAATGCCTATTTAAAAAAACACGGTAAAACGCCCATTCAATGGGATCTTAGCGGGCCCTAA
- the lexA gene encoding repressor LexA → MSLTPMSLTPKEKHVLEYIQDYLCQRGFAPTYREIKDHFGFASFNSVQRYLKQLQRKQYISVAGDNQKRAISLLQPATALQNSMEQIQPQHNADPHVETETPSGPPGQRESHTLPLLGRVAAGLPIEALEDDEFIDVPVSLLRNPSKSYALKVEGQSMIDDGIFDGDIILVQEQRVAQNGEIVVAIVDNEATVKRFYFHSPNQRQFKLGQKVLGDDSGLEDLSQPQVELRPANTSMDSFWYAPEKVEISGVVVGLIRKF, encoded by the coding sequence ATGTCATTAACGCCAATGTCGCTCACGCCGAAAGAGAAACATGTTTTGGAATACATCCAAGACTATCTGTGTCAAAGAGGTTTCGCCCCCACTTACAGAGAAATAAAAGATCATTTCGGATTTGCGTCTTTTAATTCCGTTCAACGGTACTTAAAGCAGTTACAACGCAAACAATATATCTCCGTGGCTGGCGACAACCAAAAACGGGCCATATCCCTTCTTCAGCCTGCAACCGCCTTACAAAATTCTATGGAACAAATTCAACCCCAGCATAATGCTGATCCCCATGTTGAAACCGAGACTCCCTCTGGACCTCCTGGCCAGAGGGAGTCTCACACTTTACCTCTATTGGGGCGAGTGGCCGCGGGACTGCCCATTGAAGCTTTGGAAGATGACGAGTTTATCGATGTTCCCGTTTCGCTTTTGCGAAACCCGAGTAAAAGTTATGCCCTTAAAGTCGAAGGACAATCTATGATTGATGATGGCATCTTCGATGGCGATATCATTTTGGTTCAAGAACAGAGAGTGGCCCAAAATGGAGAAATTGTTGTGGCTATTGTGGACAACGAAGCCACTGTGAAACGATTTTATTTTCACTCCCCCAATCAACGACAATTTAAATTGGGACAAAAGGTTTTGGGTGACGACTCGGGCCTTGAAGACCTCTCGCAGCCACAAGTGGAGCTTCGGCCCGCAAATACGTCCATGGATTCGTTTTGGTACGCCCCAGAAAAAGTAGAAATTTCAGGAGTTGTCGTGGGTTTGATTCGCAAGTTTTGA
- a CDS encoding diaminopimelate epimerase translates to MSNLVCTKMNGTGNDFLIVDIRDAVLNAEIIGLIKKIGRNHLAKALCDRHRGIGADGLLFLESDTSVSKVHFKWDFFNADGSHAEMCGNAARCVGRYAHERCGYGNPIRFNTVAGIIETQVHEDQSVAVTMSPITSGQSLLQKMSLRWLSVNSGVPHFVIHLESPPELENWQKQAAEIRHHKDFQPAGTNVTLVWPVDNNTVGSASFERGVEDFTLACGTGAVAAAFAFSQWNPAAPTKVFVRVPGGELAVDLSGPTPILSGQAAFVADCKVSSEFLAAIGGTA, encoded by the coding sequence ATGTCAAATCTAGTTTGTACAAAAATGAATGGGACCGGTAACGATTTTTTGATAGTTGACATCAGAGATGCGGTTCTCAACGCCGAAATCATCGGATTGATAAAAAAAATTGGCCGAAACCACCTTGCTAAAGCTTTATGTGACAGGCACCGGGGTATTGGCGCCGATGGATTATTGTTTTTAGAGTCTGACACTTCTGTTTCAAAAGTTCATTTTAAATGGGATTTCTTTAACGCCGATGGATCTCATGCTGAAATGTGTGGGAACGCCGCCCGTTGTGTGGGGCGGTATGCCCATGAGCGATGTGGTTATGGCAATCCCATTCGATTTAATACGGTAGCAGGGATCATCGAGACACAAGTGCACGAAGACCAATCTGTTGCGGTGACCATGTCGCCCATTACATCTGGCCAGTCACTACTTCAAAAAATGTCATTGAGATGGTTATCAGTGAATTCGGGAGTGCCTCATTTTGTGATTCACCTGGAAAGTCCCCCTGAGCTAGAGAATTGGCAGAAGCAGGCTGCAGAAATTCGTCATCATAAAGATTTTCAACCCGCTGGAACCAATGTCACTTTAGTTTGGCCGGTGGACAATAACACAGTAGGAAGCGCTAGTTTTGAGCGTGGTGTTGAAGATTTCACTTTGGCTTGCGGCACCGGTGCCGTGGCGGCAGCTTTTGCATTTTCGCAGTGGAATCCAGCAGCACCAACAAAAGTTTTTGTTCGCGTACCGGGAGGTGAGTTGGCAGTTGATTTATCCGGACCAACGCCAATTCTCTCAGGCCAGGCTGCCTTTGTGGCGGATTGCAAAGTCTCATCTGAATTTTTGGCAGCTATCGGAGGGACGGCATGA
- a CDS encoding ferredoxin--NADP reductase has product MSAINAFVPLKIVEIVEETTDCKSFFLQVPQNEISRFKYKPGQFISVKMDIHGESLTRSYSLASTPDEDPDLLQITVKKVEGGRVSTFMVEQLKEGQILIASPPAGNFVLEKGGPKNRHIFLLAGGSGITPLFSMLKHVLASERDTLITLLYASRSDSQVIFKQALSDLEAQYISQLEIYYIYSKPEGEALRTVFIDDENLKALIIDKVEAVATSHHLHGRLSRNNLETLLQNCRHARVVNDIESSEYYICGPDGLMEVIGQTLKDLSVDPGHIHVESFTTSEKGHLQKGFSKEEDLTVITADSNVEDETAETLVVELDGQTLNLEYKDPKLSITETLLEAGHNPPYSCLAGTCMACLAKLKEGRVYQDDPGILTDEAIAAGEILTCQARPLTKIVRVDFDEV; this is encoded by the coding sequence ATGAGTGCGATAAACGCATTTGTACCATTAAAAATTGTCGAGATCGTCGAAGAGACTACTGACTGTAAGTCTTTTTTTCTACAAGTTCCACAAAATGAAATTTCTCGTTTTAAATATAAACCAGGACAATTCATTTCTGTGAAAATGGATATACATGGAGAGTCTCTCACTCGGAGTTACTCGCTAGCCTCGACGCCCGATGAAGATCCTGATCTCCTTCAGATCACTGTAAAAAAAGTGGAGGGCGGGCGTGTTTCGACTTTTATGGTGGAACAGCTTAAAGAGGGCCAAATATTAATAGCTTCTCCACCTGCTGGAAATTTTGTCTTAGAAAAAGGCGGTCCGAAAAATCGACATATTTTTCTGCTTGCAGGTGGCAGTGGGATCACACCTTTATTTTCGATGCTCAAGCATGTGCTTGCCAGTGAACGCGACACATTGATCACCTTGCTTTATGCTAGTCGGTCTGACTCCCAGGTCATTTTCAAACAAGCTCTCTCAGATCTAGAGGCTCAATACATTTCGCAGCTAGAAATTTACTATATTTATTCCAAGCCTGAGGGTGAAGCCCTAAGAACGGTCTTTATCGATGATGAAAACCTAAAGGCACTGATTATCGATAAAGTTGAGGCTGTTGCAACAAGCCACCATTTACATGGTCGACTTTCCAGGAACAATCTAGAGACTCTTTTACAGAATTGTCGCCATGCCCGAGTGGTAAATGATATTGAGAGTAGCGAATATTACATCTGTGGCCCCGATGGCCTCATGGAAGTCATTGGCCAAACGCTAAAAGATCTTTCCGTTGATCCTGGCCATATACATGTTGAATCTTTCACCACTAGCGAAAAAGGCCATCTACAAAAGGGTTTCAGCAAAGAGGAAGACTTAACCGTGATCACCGCTGACTCAAATGTAGAGGATGAAACTGCAGAGACCCTTGTGGTTGAACTTGATGGCCAGACCTTGAACTTGGAGTACAAAGACCCCAAACTATCAATTACGGAAACTCTTCTAGAGGCGGGTCATAACCCTCCCTATTCTTGCTTGGCAGGCACATGCATGGCCTGTCTTGCAAAACTCAAGGAAGGTCGAGTCTATCAAGACGATCCAGGCATTTTGACAGATGAAGCTATCGCTGCCGGTGAGATTCTAACCTGCCAGGCTCGACCTCTGACTAAAATAGTGCGAGTGGATTTTGATGAAGTTTAA
- a CDS encoding DUF3187 family protein — MISTQKLHRFILLAFVGFALFFGENSFAVVPTSYRVAHPIGGMHMLPPGEVPGWDNNFWLVYEMSHANIWNAPFTMENLKTGDTLTYTADYEQSYGNLEIGGAITPKIGLSFELPYAYRAGGGLDHMIDAFHLLINSDRYNREFYSTNQMNFSITKNGEEQIVPGSYNEGSGNFKTKLKIWWWKNLGKTKGSCPCGFATSFHVKAPTTTTPSAWTSGTFDYTFMMHLGIPMGSASAFWWTSSVTHLGENILFEDWPRNDWPQMHEMSYDFAIDKNWGFLMQIRMESPLFDGNQLAIVDSTASEKEFILHRMASGWNSLIHWRGSQSLGFRYRSTNSQLNMLFLEDWGPGTYDENGDDTYVTNAPDVGVALQYAFSF, encoded by the coding sequence ATGATATCAACACAGAAACTGCATCGATTTATCTTACTGGCCTTCGTGGGGTTTGCCTTATTTTTTGGCGAGAACTCCTTTGCTGTGGTTCCTACCAGCTACCGAGTGGCCCATCCCATCGGTGGCATGCACATGCTTCCTCCTGGCGAGGTCCCTGGCTGGGACAATAACTTTTGGCTTGTTTATGAAATGAGCCACGCCAACATTTGGAACGCCCCTTTTACTATGGAAAACCTAAAAACCGGTGACACACTCACCTACACTGCTGACTATGAACAATCCTATGGGAATTTAGAAATTGGAGGCGCTATCACGCCAAAAATTGGGCTCTCTTTCGAGTTACCCTATGCCTATAGAGCCGGAGGTGGTCTCGACCACATGATCGACGCCTTTCACCTATTGATCAACAGCGATCGCTACAACAGAGAATTCTATTCCACCAATCAAATGAATTTTTCCATTACGAAAAATGGAGAAGAGCAGATTGTGCCTGGCTCATATAACGAGGGCTCTGGAAATTTCAAAACCAAGTTAAAAATTTGGTGGTGGAAAAATCTCGGAAAAACCAAAGGCTCCTGTCCCTGTGGCTTCGCCACTTCTTTTCACGTGAAGGCCCCGACAACAACCACCCCAAGTGCTTGGACCTCCGGAACTTTTGACTACACCTTCATGATGCATTTGGGCATTCCCATGGGATCGGCCAGCGCTTTTTGGTGGACCTCTTCTGTCACCCATTTGGGGGAAAACATTCTATTTGAAGATTGGCCTCGTAATGACTGGCCGCAAATGCATGAGATGTCCTATGACTTTGCCATAGACAAAAACTGGGGCTTTCTAATGCAAATAAGAATGGAGTCCCCACTGTTTGATGGCAATCAGTTGGCCATTGTGGACTCCACCGCATCTGAAAAAGAATTTATTTTGCATCGAATGGCTTCTGGGTGGAATAGCCTCATTCATTGGCGCGGGTCACAAAGTTTGGGATTTCGCTACCGATCCACCAATAGTCAGCTTAATATGTTGTTCCTAGAGGACTGGGGGCCTGGAACTTATGATGAAAATGGCGATGACACCTACGTGACCAACGCCCCCGACGTAGGAGTTGCGCTGCAATACGCTTTTAGCTTCTAA
- a CDS encoding DUF4156 domain-containing protein, whose protein sequence is MKSILLVLASIFVFGCASQSVLPEAKDVTTSRKPADDDCKELGPIKGTVGSAKGTREQALADLKQEAANKGANYVVVKQYSDTGTTVTGIAYQCP, encoded by the coding sequence ATGAAATCCATCTTACTTGTTTTAGCTTCCATATTTGTTTTTGGCTGTGCTTCGCAATCGGTATTACCTGAAGCCAAAGATGTAACAACAAGCCGCAAACCTGCCGACGATGACTGTAAAGAGTTGGGACCCATTAAAGGCACTGTGGGCTCGGCTAAAGGAACCCGAGAGCAGGCCCTAGCTGACCTCAAGCAAGAAGCCGCCAACAAGGGGGCAAACTACGTTGTGGTGAAGCAATATTCTGACACTGGCACGACGGTCACCGGCATCGCCTATCAGTGCCCGTGA
- a CDS encoding esterase, producing MKLEKIGPLDALVRHGQSPSTCVVLFHGYGADAADLAPLANFLDRDNSLSWVFPNGPREVSVGMGMMGRAWFQIDMESWQKAMLTGEPRDLTNWEPEGLSAAVNKASSLLQTLTSSFDRVIVGGFSQGAMLSTEISLTTSIEPKALVLLSSGPIHYSIWQSQIVDRKKAPVFQSHGKHDEVLSYGGAQKVYDLFKRSGWPVEFTSFNGGHEIPPQVLNSLQKFLKTHGH from the coding sequence ATGAAACTAGAAAAAATAGGTCCTCTTGATGCGTTGGTCAGGCATGGTCAAAGCCCGTCAACTTGTGTGGTTTTGTTTCATGGATACGGTGCTGATGCGGCCGACTTAGCCCCGTTGGCAAATTTTCTTGATCGTGACAATTCTTTGTCTTGGGTGTTTCCAAATGGCCCTCGAGAAGTGTCAGTTGGCATGGGAATGATGGGGAGGGCTTGGTTTCAAATAGACATGGAATCGTGGCAAAAAGCAATGCTGACAGGTGAACCGCGAGACCTCACCAACTGGGAGCCCGAAGGATTATCAGCTGCGGTCAATAAAGCATCGAGTTTGCTTCAAACGCTAACGAGCTCTTTTGACCGGGTTATAGTTGGGGGGTTCAGCCAAGGTGCGATGCTTTCAACAGAAATTTCTTTAACAACTTCCATAGAGCCAAAGGCCCTTGTTTTGTTGTCGTCAGGTCCCATTCACTATTCTATTTGGCAAAGTCAAATTGTTGATCGGAAGAAGGCCCCCGTTTTTCAAAGTCACGGCAAACACGATGAAGTGTTATCTTATGGTGGCGCCCAAAAAGTTTATGATCTGTTTAAGCGATCAGGATGGCCAGTGGAATTCACCTCATTTAATGGAGGACACGAGATTCCACCGCAAGTGCTAAACAGTCTACAGAAGTTCCTAAAGACTCACGGGCACTGA
- a CDS encoding nitroreductase has protein sequence MSRPLKEIIFERRTVHNYKSEPIPRAILEEALACAIQAPNHHLTAPWRFTVLGSESRKKIIELACAANEAKKGSELSKPEKIAVEKKFSDPGAIVVVSCMRSDDSLQSREDYASVSCAIQNLSLFLWSEGYGSKWGSGALTRMDKTYDIFGINQEKEEIIGFIYAGVPERVPRAPERPSVDSVSRWID, from the coding sequence ATGAGTCGACCTTTAAAAGAGATTATTTTTGAACGCAGAACGGTCCACAATTATAAATCGGAGCCGATACCTCGGGCGATTTTAGAAGAAGCTCTTGCATGCGCCATCCAGGCTCCTAATCACCATTTGACGGCTCCATGGAGATTCACTGTACTTGGAAGCGAATCTCGAAAAAAAATCATTGAGTTGGCTTGCGCTGCAAATGAAGCCAAAAAGGGAAGTGAACTTTCAAAGCCAGAAAAAATAGCTGTGGAAAAAAAGTTTTCTGATCCCGGTGCGATCGTAGTAGTGAGTTGCATGAGGTCGGATGATAGCCTGCAAAGTAGAGAGGATTACGCATCGGTAAGTTGTGCCATTCAAAATTTGTCATTATTTTTGTGGAGCGAGGGCTATGGAAGTAAGTGGGGCTCTGGCGCATTGACCCGGATGGATAAAACTTACGATATTTTTGGAATCAATCAGGAAAAAGAGGAAATCATAGGTTTTATCTACGCAGGCGTGCCCGAGCGCGTGCCGCGGGCACCCGAGCGCCCATCTGTTGATAGTGTTAGTCGCTGGATTGATTGA